In the Choloepus didactylus isolate mChoDid1 chromosome 5, mChoDid1.pri, whole genome shotgun sequence genome, one interval contains:
- the INMT gene encoding indolethylamine N-methyltransferase, whose amino-acid sequence MEGSFTGGDEYQKYFLSKDYLATYYNFDHGPSPEAEMLKFNLECLHKTFGPGGLKGDTLIDIGSGPTIYQVLAACESFQDITLSDFTDCNREELDKWLKKDPGAYDWSPAVKLACELEGSSGRWQEKEEKLRAVVKRVLKCDANLGNPLAPASLPPADCVLTLLAMECAFSSLGAYRAALRNLASLLKLGGHLVTAVTLGLSSYMVGKRKFSCVVLQKEEVEQAVLDAGFHIEQLLHSSRCYSVANAANSGICFIVARKRAGP is encoded by the exons ATGGAGGGCAGCTTCACTGGGGGAGATGAGTACCAGAAGTACTTCCTGTCCAAGGACTACTTGGCCACCTACTACAACTTTGACCATGGCCCCTCGCCCGAGGCTGAGATGCTGAAGTTTAACCTGGAGTGTCTCCACAAGACGTTTGGCCCCG GGGGTCTCAAAGGGGATACCCTGATCGATATCGGCTCGGGCCCGACCATCTACCAGGTCCTCGCTGCTTGCGAGTCCTTCCAGGACATCACCCTCTCAGACTTCACGGACTGCAACCGGGAGGAGCTGGACAAGTGGCTGAAGAAGGACCCAGGGGCCTACGACTGGTCCCCGGCGGTGAAACTTGCCTGTGAGCTGGAAGGGAGCAG CGGCCGGTggcaggagaaggaggagaagctgCGGGCTGTGGTGAAGCGTGTGCTCAAATGTGATGCCAACCTGGGCAACCCGCTGGCGCCGGCCTCGCTGCCTCCCGCCGACTGCGTGCTCACCCTGCTGGCCATGGAGTGCGCCTTCAGCAGCCTCGGCGCCTACCGCGCCGCGCTCCGCAACCTCGCCTCGCTGCTCAAGCTGGGCGGCCACCTGGTGACCGCGGTGACGCTGGGGCTCTCCTCCTACATGGTGGGGAAGCGCAAGTTCTCCTGCGTGGTCCTGCAGAAGGAGGAGGTGGAGCAGGCTGTCCTGGACGCCGGCTTCCACATCGAGCAGCTCCTGCACAGCTCCCGCTGCTACTCGGTGGCCAATGCTGCCAACAGTGGGATCTGCTTCATCGTGGCCCGCAAGAGGGCTGGGCCCTGA